A DNA window from Parabacteroides johnsonii DSM 18315 contains the following coding sequences:
- a CDS encoding murein hydrolase activator EnvC family protein gives MRYLWFVIFVLSIGSVFAQNSARVRELEKQRKAALAEIEMTSQLLDETRQTARNSLNRLNLLSKQILSRKQVISLLNQEIGEIDKQIASSRRNISQLEKELGNKRQNYGKSVQSMYKRRSSQDKLLFILSADNFAQSLRRMRYLREYADWQKKQASEIIDKQKEIADKQKELEKTRSEKNALLGAREDESRKLQTEESSQKEEVQQLNKKQKQLQADLKKKKKQADALNRQIEKQIAEEIARAEAEAARERAARAERNRLAREKAAASGKKVPDTAPETEQVREERVADTKGGYAMTKAEKRLSDDFAGNKGRLPYPVSGRHTIVAAFGEQQHQELKYVRTNNSGIDIQTAPGADARAVFNGEVTRVFVVPGYNNSVIIRHGNYLTVYSNLSQVYVKAGDKVSTRQAIGKIFTDTEDGNATILHFQLWKEKTKLNPAPWLD, from the coding sequence ATGAGATATCTCTGGTTCGTCATATTCGTGCTGTCGATCGGTTCTGTTTTCGCACAGAACTCGGCAAGAGTGCGCGAACTCGAAAAACAGCGTAAAGCCGCACTTGCCGAGATCGAGATGACCAGCCAGTTATTAGACGAGACGCGGCAGACGGCACGTAACTCTCTAAACCGGCTAAACCTGCTCTCCAAACAAATTCTTTCCCGTAAACAGGTTATCAGTCTCCTGAACCAAGAGATCGGGGAAATAGACAAACAAATAGCTTCTTCCCGCCGTAACATCTCCCAACTGGAAAAAGAGTTGGGGAATAAACGGCAGAATTACGGTAAATCGGTTCAAAGCATGTACAAACGCCGTAGTTCGCAGGATAAATTGCTGTTTATCCTTTCCGCTGACAATTTCGCCCAGTCTCTTCGCCGTATGCGTTACCTTCGCGAGTATGCCGACTGGCAGAAGAAGCAAGCATCCGAAATTATCGATAAGCAAAAGGAAATTGCCGACAAGCAGAAAGAACTGGAAAAGACGCGTTCCGAGAAGAACGCCTTATTGGGGGCACGGGAAGATGAAAGCCGCAAGCTCCAGACCGAAGAATCGAGCCAAAAAGAGGAGGTGCAGCAGTTAAACAAGAAACAGAAGCAGTTGCAGGCTGATCTGAAAAAGAAGAAGAAGCAGGCTGATGCCCTGAACCGCCAGATCGAAAAGCAGATAGCTGAAGAAATCGCCCGTGCCGAAGCCGAAGCCGCCCGTGAGCGGGCCGCCCGTGCTGAAAGGAACCGTCTGGCACGTGAAAAGGCAGCTGCTTCAGGCAAGAAAGTCCCTGATACCGCACCTGAGACAGAGCAGGTCCGTGAGGAACGTGTTGCCGATACCAAAGGGGGATATGCCATGACAAAAGCCGAGAAACGTTTGTCTGATGATTTTGCAGGCAATAAGGGCCGTTTGCCCTATCCTGTGTCCGGTCGCCATACGATTGTCGCTGCCTTTGGCGAGCAGCAGCATCAGGAACTGAAGTATGTCCGTACGAATAACAGCGGTATCGATATCCAGACCGCTCCAGGGGCTGATGCTCGTGCCGTGTTCAATGGCGAGGTGACACGCGTGTTCGTTGTCCCGGGATATAACAATTCGGTCATTATCCGTCACGGTAACTATCTGACGGTTTACAGCAATTTGAGCCAGGTCTATGTGAAGGCAGGCGATAAGGTAAGTACCCGCCAGGCGATCGGAAAGATTTTTACCGATACTGAGGATGGCAATGCTACGATCCTTCATTTCCAGCTTTGGAAAGAAAAGACGAAATTGAATCCAGCTCCGTGGCTGGATTAG
- a CDS encoding DUF4292 domain-containing protein yields MNKISFAFVLAFFIALSFTGCKSTKKVGTVEAGGAKAHNEFFALMQEQAFKYETLTARLNVDLNLPGNNMSSRVDLKMVKDSAFQLSVQPFLGIEVFRAEISVDSVKVIDRMNKRYVADNYANLKGQTPIEFNFYNLQALFTNHLFLPGQQGISPKQYSRFKLKQDGPTAEIQVKDVMGLLYTFMADGEEKILSTCIAEPSDRYALQWDYADFRLADGQPFPMKMDVQVMKEGASQGGITLYFSRMQTDVPVKMDFSIPAKYKRITLSQIIKSLSSSKM; encoded by the coding sequence ATGAATAAGATAAGCTTTGCCTTTGTGCTGGCCTTTTTTATCGCCCTGTCGTTCACAGGCTGCAAATCGACCAAGAAAGTCGGTACGGTCGAAGCAGGCGGAGCGAAAGCGCATAACGAGTTCTTTGCGCTTATGCAGGAGCAGGCGTTTAAGTATGAAACCCTGACCGCACGCCTGAACGTAGACTTGAACCTGCCGGGTAACAATATGAGTTCTCGTGTTGACCTGAAGATGGTAAAAGACAGCGCTTTCCAGTTGTCCGTACAACCTTTTTTAGGTATTGAGGTTTTCCGCGCCGAGATCAGTGTGGATAGCGTAAAAGTGATCGACCGCATGAACAAGCGCTATGTAGCTGATAATTATGCCAACCTAAAAGGGCAGACGCCGATTGAGTTCAATTTTTATAATCTGCAGGCGCTTTTCACCAATCATCTGTTCCTTCCTGGACAGCAAGGGATCAGCCCGAAGCAGTATAGTCGTTTTAAGTTGAAGCAGGACGGACCCACAGCCGAAATACAGGTAAAGGATGTGATGGGACTATTGTACACTTTTATGGCGGATGGAGAGGAGAAGATTCTCTCAACCTGTATTGCCGAACCTTCAGACCGTTACGCCCTGCAATGGGACTATGCCGATTTTCGCTTGGCAGACGGACAGCCATTCCCGATGAAAATGGATGTGCAGGTGATGAAGGAGGGCGCTTCGCAAGGAGGAATTACACTGTATTTCTCCCGTATGCAGACGGATGTCCCGGTGAAAATGGATTTTTCCATTCCTGCCAAATATAAACGTATCACATTGTCTCAGATCATCAAATCGTTGAGTAGTAGTAAGATGTAA
- a CDS encoding tetratricopeptide repeat protein, with protein sequence MRKMLKLLFSILFLFPLMGCPLSLRAQGQEADQRKFDYFFYEGLNLKTAGKFDAAYDAFNHCLAIDSTASAVLYELSSFYAQLNRPEKSLEMLRRAVAYSSDNFTYRLALATMSRNLGMFGEAAEEYEKLVKDYPGKPELNYYLADALTQEGEIGKAIDAYDALESSIGMNEALSMQKYKLYNALEQTENAFKEVEKLADKFPMESRYQIILGDLHLEKNDTVKALKYYQKAHEIDPGSPYYIVSMANYYEAVGNKDAAETQIRNALVNEKLDVDTKVGILSRYILKLQQTKKGTESANALFLTLLEQHPEDIDLKQMYGSLLITQGKTDEARFQFQLITEMEPSNAAAWQQLLNLALKSEDIPEVIRICTRCQELFPDAPEYYFYLGIAYFQQEKYQDALDTYKAGLEIIPETNVGLKSDFYGQIGDIYYQIKNMPEAYKAYDEALKYNDKNVVVLNNYAYFLSLEKKDLKKAERMSALAVKLEPNNSTYLDTYAWIFFVQGNYTLAKIYIESALANDTTKSSELVDHYGDILFMSGDKEKALEQWKKAKEMGKESEVLDRKIAEGTYIEEEVKNE encoded by the coding sequence ATGAGGAAAATGCTAAAGTTGCTGTTTTCGATATTGTTCCTATTCCCTTTGATGGGATGTCCGCTGTCGTTGAGGGCGCAGGGACAGGAGGCGGATCAGCGGAAATTCGATTACTTCTTCTACGAAGGGCTGAACTTGAAGACTGCCGGAAAATTCGATGCTGCTTATGATGCCTTTAACCATTGTCTGGCGATCGACTCGACTGCTTCGGCCGTCTTATACGAACTTTCTTCGTTTTATGCCCAGCTGAACCGTCCGGAAAAGTCGTTGGAGATGTTGAGACGTGCAGTGGCTTACAGTTCCGATAATTTTACCTATAGACTGGCGTTGGCGACCATGAGCCGCAACCTTGGTATGTTCGGCGAGGCGGCGGAAGAGTATGAGAAGCTTGTAAAAGATTATCCCGGAAAACCGGAGTTGAACTATTACCTGGCGGATGCGCTTACACAGGAAGGCGAAATCGGGAAGGCGATCGATGCTTATGACGCCCTCGAATCGTCCATCGGTATGAATGAAGCGCTTTCAATGCAGAAATATAAGTTGTATAACGCGTTGGAGCAGACCGAAAATGCGTTCAAAGAGGTGGAAAAGCTTGCCGACAAGTTCCCGATGGAATCCCGCTATCAGATAATTCTGGGTGATCTTCACCTGGAAAAGAATGATACGGTCAAAGCACTGAAATATTATCAGAAAGCGCACGAAATCGATCCGGGAAGTCCTTATTACATTGTCTCCATGGCGAACTATTATGAAGCTGTCGGTAATAAGGACGCTGCCGAGACGCAGATACGCAATGCATTGGTGAATGAAAAGCTGGATGTCGATACGAAAGTCGGTATCCTGTCCCGCTATATTCTCAAATTGCAGCAGACGAAGAAAGGGACCGAGAGCGCGAATGCCCTTTTCCTGACATTGCTGGAACAACATCCGGAAGATATCGATCTGAAACAGATGTACGGTAGTTTGCTGATTACGCAGGGAAAGACAGACGAAGCCCGTTTCCAGTTTCAGCTGATTACCGAGATGGAGCCTTCGAATGCTGCTGCCTGGCAACAACTCCTGAATCTGGCGTTGAAGTCGGAAGACATCCCCGAAGTGATCCGTATTTGTACCCGTTGCCAGGAGCTTTTCCCCGATGCACCGGAGTATTACTTTTATCTTGGGATCGCTTATTTCCAGCAGGAAAAGTATCAGGATGCACTGGATACTTACAAAGCCGGCCTGGAGATTATTCCAGAGACGAACGTCGGGTTGAAGTCTGATTTTTATGGGCAGATAGGCGATATTTACTATCAGATCAAGAATATGCCGGAAGCCTACAAGGCATATGACGAAGCTTTGAAATATAATGATAAGAATGTGGTCGTCCTCAATAATTATGCCTATTTTCTTTCACTGGAAAAGAAAGACCTGAAAAAGGCGGAGCGGATGAGCGCGTTGGCGGTCAAACTGGAACCGAACAATTCGACTTATCTTGATACCTATGCTTGGATATTCTTTGTACAAGGAAACTATACGCTTGCCAAGATATACATAGAGAGCGCTCTTGCCAACGATACGACCAAAAGTTCCGAACTGGTGGACCATTACGGCGATATCCTCTTTATGAGCGGTGATAAGGAAAAAGCGCTTGAACAGTGGAAGAAGGCGAAGGAGATGGGAAAAGAAAGTGAGGTACTGGATCGCAAGATCGCAGAAGGAACCTATATAGAAGAGGAGGTCAAGAATGAATAA
- the dut gene encoding dUTP diphosphatase: MEVKIINKSHHPLPGYATPLSAGMDIRANLTEPVVLNPLERKLIPTGLYIALPEGYEAQMRPRSGLALKHGITLLNTPGTIDADYRGEIGIILINLSSEPFTVNDGERICQMVITTHSQVAWQLVEALDDTERGAGGFGHTGK, translated from the coding sequence ATGGAAGTAAAGATCATAAATAAGTCACACCATCCGCTGCCGGGATACGCGACTCCGCTGTCGGCAGGAATGGATATCCGTGCAAATCTGACGGAACCGGTAGTTTTGAACCCCCTTGAACGGAAACTGATTCCGACCGGATTATATATCGCATTGCCGGAAGGCTATGAGGCACAGATGCGCCCCCGTAGCGGTCTGGCATTGAAGCATGGCATTACATTGCTGAACACTCCGGGTACTATCGATGCGGACTATCGCGGCGAGATCGGTATAATCCTGATAAATCTCTCATCCGAACCTTTTACCGTCAATGACGGAGAGCGGATTTGCCAGATGGTGATCACGACTCATAGCCAGGTCGCTTGGCAGCTGGTGGAAGCGCTGGACGACACCGAACGGGGTGCTGGCGGCTTCGGTCACACAGGGAAATAA
- a CDS encoding sugar-binding domain-containing protein, translating to MRLSVFALICLSLTACGIWKKGYERISFSQEWDFVLGGGQTDAFISEGDTLCEGMDGYRKQFKLPEKDKGKVICLDFERATLNRKIWLNGHWLCPRPDGNASSRFVLTPFLNYGKKENILLVQTDSCVQFNSHRDSDSDIGRNVWLVKAGQVHVDNWGTNITIPVINADKSTVEIETPLKNEASGVIVEVSTRIQDREGKVLYQISSPAEIAAGGKKVVIHTIEMFYPERWSVRNPYLYTAIVEVKVGNELIDSHQTTFGMHSLDSI from the coding sequence ATGAGACTATCCGTATTTGCCCTGATCTGTCTGTCTCTTACCGCATGTGGCATTTGGAAAAAAGGGTATGAAAGAATATCCTTCAGCCAGGAATGGGACTTTGTTTTGGGCGGAGGACAAACAGATGCTTTCATATCCGAAGGCGATACACTGTGTGAGGGCATGGATGGATATCGGAAACAATTCAAGTTGCCCGAAAAAGACAAAGGAAAAGTGATCTGTCTGGATTTTGAAAGAGCGACCCTGAATCGTAAGATCTGGCTGAACGGACATTGGTTATGTCCTCGTCCTGACGGAAATGCCTCGTCTCGTTTTGTCCTAACACCGTTTCTGAATTATGGCAAGAAAGAAAATATATTACTTGTTCAAACAGACAGTTGCGTACAATTTAACTCTCACCGGGATTCGGATTCTGATATCGGCCGGAATGTATGGCTGGTGAAAGCCGGACAGGTTCATGTGGATAATTGGGGAACGAACATCACTATCCCGGTCATTAATGCGGACAAGAGTACGGTCGAAATTGAAACACCCTTGAAGAATGAAGCCTCTGGCGTAATCGTGGAAGTTTCTACCCGGATACAGGATCGGGAAGGGAAAGTTCTCTATCAGATATCCTCTCCGGCAGAGATCGCAGCTGGAGGGAAGAAGGTCGTTATACATACGATAGAAATGTTTTATCCGGAACGATGGAGTGTCCGAAATCCTTATCTATACACTGCTATAGTAGAAGTGAAAGTTGGTAATGAATTGATAGATAGCCATCAAACTACATTCGGCATGCATTCGCTCGATAGTATATGA
- the porX gene encoding T9SS response regulator signal transducer PorX has product MAAKKDRVLWADDEIDLLKPHILFLQDKGYEVIPVISGQDAIECCKEESFDIIFLDENMPGLTGLETLAQIKAINPDVPVVMVTKSEEESIMNQAIGNKIADYLIKPVNPNQLLLSIKKNVHKNVIISETTTVGYQQEFGRIGMQINDSLTTDDWMEVYKKLVYWEIELENSQVPMTDLLRMQKQEANSAFGKFVKKNYVDWIQNPGIRPLMSPDLFKKKVFPMLDNGDKVFFILIDNFRLDQWREVKDLLAEYYTFDESLYYSILPTATQYARNSIFSGLMPLQIEKMFPELWVDEDSEEGKNLNEAPLIRTQIERFRKKYTFSYHKVHDSQYNDKLLNIVPSLFHNQLNVVVLNFVDMLSHARTENKMIRELAQSEAAYRSLTRSWFQHSGTLELFKRIAGKGYKVIVTTDHGTIRVDNPQKVIGDKNTNTNLRYKVGKNLNYNPKEVFDIRFPDKAGLPSPNLSSKYIFAMNNDFFAYPNNYNYYVSYYKNTFQHGGISMEEMLIPFITMTVK; this is encoded by the coding sequence ATGGCAGCAAAGAAAGACAGAGTGCTTTGGGCAGACGATGAGATAGATTTGTTAAAGCCCCACATCCTTTTCCTGCAGGATAAGGGATATGAAGTGATTCCGGTAATCAGCGGGCAGGACGCCATCGAATGCTGTAAGGAAGAGTCGTTCGACATTATTTTCCTGGACGAGAATATGCCGGGGCTGACCGGATTGGAAACATTGGCACAGATCAAGGCGATCAATCCCGATGTCCCTGTCGTCATGGTTACCAAGAGCGAAGAAGAAAGCATCATGAACCAGGCTATCGGTAACAAGATCGCCGATTACCTGATCAAACCGGTCAATCCGAATCAGTTGCTCTTGTCTATCAAGAAGAATGTTCATAAGAATGTAATTATATCCGAGACGACAACTGTCGGCTATCAGCAGGAGTTCGGGCGTATTGGCATGCAGATCAACGACTCGCTAACGACCGACGACTGGATGGAGGTTTACAAGAAGCTTGTCTATTGGGAAATAGAACTGGAAAACAGTCAGGTTCCGATGACCGACCTGCTACGCATGCAGAAACAGGAGGCGAACAGTGCATTCGGCAAATTTGTCAAAAAGAATTACGTGGACTGGATTCAGAACCCCGGAATCCGCCCGTTGATGAGCCCGGATTTATTCAAAAAGAAAGTATTCCCGATGCTCGACAACGGAGATAAGGTCTTTTTCATCCTGATCGACAATTTCCGTCTCGATCAGTGGCGCGAAGTAAAGGATCTGCTTGCCGAATACTATACGTTCGACGAAAGCCTATACTACAGTATCCTTCCGACTGCCACACAGTATGCCCGCAACTCGATCTTCTCAGGACTGATGCCTTTGCAGATCGAAAAGATGTTTCCGGAACTTTGGGTGGACGAGGATAGCGAGGAGGGGAAAAACCTGAACGAAGCACCGCTTATCCGGACGCAGATCGAGCGGTTTCGTAAGAAATATACCTTCTCCTATCACAAGGTGCATGATTCGCAATATAACGACAAATTGCTGAATATCGTCCCTTCCCTATTTCATAACCAGTTGAATGTGGTGGTACTGAACTTTGTCGATATGCTTTCCCATGCCCGTACCGAAAACAAGATGATCCGCGAACTGGCCCAGAGCGAAGCTGCCTATCGCAGCCTGACACGTTCCTGGTTCCAGCATTCGGGCACGCTGGAACTTTTCAAGCGTATTGCCGGAAAAGGATATAAAGTGATCGTTACGACCGACCACGGTACTATCCGTGTCGATAACCCGCAGAAAGTAATAGGCGATAAGAATACAAATACCAACCTGCGCTACAAGGTTGGCAAAAACTTGAATTATAATCCGAAAGAAGTATTTGACATCCGTTTTCCCGACAAGGCAGGGTTACCTTCCCCGAACCTGAGCAGCAAATACATCTTTGCGATGAACAATGATTTCTTTGCTTATCCGAACAACTATAATTATTATGTTTCTTATTATAAGAATACATTCCAACACGGTGGTATTTCGATGGAAGAAATGCTGATTCCTTTCATTACTATGACAGTAAAATAA
- the tsaE gene encoding tRNA (adenosine(37)-N6)-threonylcarbamoyltransferase complex ATPase subunit type 1 TsaE — MHTIKIENLDTIRQAAKEFIAGMDDRTVFAFRGDMGAGKTTFIKAICEELGVEDVINSPTFAIINEYRSGETGELIYHFDFYRINKLSEAEDIGTEDYFYSGALCFIEWPEKIEELLPGDVVEVAITENLDGSRTVEVK, encoded by the coding sequence ATGCATACAATTAAAATCGAAAATTTAGATACGATCCGCCAAGCTGCCAAAGAGTTTATTGCCGGGATGGACGACCGTACCGTTTTCGCTTTCCGGGGCGATATGGGAGCCGGGAAGACCACTTTCATCAAGGCTATCTGCGAAGAGTTAGGCGTGGAAGATGTCATCAACAGCCCGACGTTCGCCATTATCAACGAATATCGTAGCGGAGAAACCGGTGAACTGATCTATCATTTTGACTTCTACCGCATCAACAAATTAAGCGAAGCAGAAGATATAGGCACGGAAGACTATTTCTATAGCGGTGCTCTCTGCTTTATCGAATGGCCGGAAAAGATCGAAGAATTATTGCCGGGTGACGTTGTGGAAGTTGCCATTACAGAAAACCTGGACGGTTCCCGCACCGTAGAAGTGAAATAA
- a CDS encoding immunity 17 family protein: MEPTEYFILTLFIALGIFSIVAAILNLDWYFQTSGAMTFVKWLGRKGARIFYALLGLGLIACGVTGLLFWN, from the coding sequence ATGGAACCTACCGAATATTTTATCCTGACACTCTTTATCGCATTAGGGATATTCTCGATTGTCGCTGCAATCCTGAATCTCGACTGGTATTTCCAAACCAGTGGAGCCATGACATTCGTCAAGTGGCTGGGGCGCAAAGGCGCCCGTATTTTCTATGCTCTTTTGGGATTAGGATTGATTGCCTGTGGAGTGACAGGACTTCTCTTTTGGAATTGA
- the rnr gene encoding ribonuclease R, translating into MTKSKSEKKSNKPGKKKSNSKGENKRMKKEAMINAIINVFKSSPKEPFNYRQISSMIGVTNQVQKLQVVDILYALSSDNFISEIDRGRYRYNNWGTTAIGTFMRRQNGKNSFIPEDGGTPIFVAERNSAHALNGDKVKIQLHAKRKGADPEGEVIEILESERRLITGKLQVTKGFAFLITEDKTLANDIFIPKDKLKGGKTGDKAIVRITEWPEEAKNPLGEVVDILGTAGENNAEMNAILAEFNLPYKYPVNVEKAAEKISEAIPEEEIAKREDFRGITTFTIDPKDAKDFDDALSARKLDNGNWEVGVHIADVTYYVKPESLIDREAFSRATSVYLVDRTIPMLPERLCNQICSLRPDEEKLCFSAVFELNKDAEVQQSHITRTIIKSDRRFTYEEAQVVIETGEGDYKEEILMLNSMAQKLRDRRFKDGAIAFDRYEVKFDIDENGKPLGTYIKESKEANKLIEEFMLLANRTVAEFVGKSKNRTKKTFVYRIHEQPDPEKLRDFSAFISRFGYKMRTEGTKTDISKGINKLLDNVQGKPEENLVETLAIRSMQKAHYTTDNIGHYGLAMDYYTHFTSPIRRYPDMMVHRLLERYLAGGRSVIKSKYEEYCKHCSEMEIVASNAERSSIKYKQVEFMKDKLGQVFDGVVSGVTEWGLYVELNENKCEGLVPIRDLDDDFYEFDDKNYCLLGRRTKRTYQLGDAITVKVAQANLERKQLDFALV; encoded by the coding sequence ATGACTAAGAGTAAATCTGAAAAGAAAAGTAATAAACCGGGGAAGAAGAAAAGCAATTCCAAAGGCGAAAACAAACGGATGAAAAAAGAGGCTATGATCAATGCCATCATCAACGTTTTCAAGTCTTCTCCCAAAGAACCTTTTAACTATCGACAAATCAGCAGTATGATAGGAGTAACCAATCAGGTGCAGAAGTTGCAGGTGGTGGATATCCTGTATGCTCTTTCTTCCGACAACTTCATTTCCGAAATAGACAGGGGACGTTACCGTTATAATAATTGGGGAACGACTGCTATCGGAACCTTTATGCGCCGTCAGAATGGCAAAAACTCTTTTATTCCCGAAGATGGGGGGACGCCGATTTTTGTGGCAGAGCGAAACTCCGCACATGCGCTTAACGGTGATAAGGTAAAAATACAGCTTCATGCCAAGAGAAAAGGGGCTGACCCAGAAGGCGAGGTTATCGAGATACTGGAAAGTGAGCGACGATTGATTACCGGTAAACTACAGGTGACCAAAGGATTTGCGTTCCTGATAACGGAAGACAAAACGCTCGCAAACGATATCTTTATCCCAAAAGACAAGTTGAAAGGTGGCAAGACTGGCGACAAAGCGATCGTCCGTATTACCGAATGGCCGGAGGAAGCCAAGAACCCGCTGGGTGAGGTGGTAGATATTTTGGGTACCGCCGGTGAAAACAATGCGGAGATGAACGCTATTCTGGCAGAGTTCAACCTTCCGTATAAATATCCGGTCAATGTAGAGAAGGCTGCGGAAAAGATATCGGAAGCAATTCCCGAAGAGGAAATTGCCAAGCGTGAGGATTTCCGTGGCATCACGACTTTTACGATTGACCCGAAAGATGCTAAGGACTTCGATGATGCCCTTTCCGCCCGTAAGTTGGATAATGGCAATTGGGAAGTAGGCGTTCATATCGCCGATGTGACCTACTATGTCAAACCCGAAAGTCTGATAGACCGGGAAGCTTTCAGTCGTGCGACATCTGTTTATCTCGTGGACCGCACTATCCCGATGTTACCGGAACGTCTGTGCAATCAGATCTGTTCGCTCCGTCCGGATGAAGAAAAACTTTGTTTTTCCGCAGTTTTCGAGTTGAATAAGGATGCCGAAGTCCAACAATCCCATATCACCCGTACCATTATCAAGAGCGACCGTCGCTTCACTTATGAAGAAGCTCAGGTTGTCATCGAGACAGGAGAAGGCGATTATAAAGAAGAAATCCTGATGCTTAACAGCATGGCGCAAAAATTGCGTGACCGTCGCTTTAAGGACGGGGCAATCGCTTTCGACCGTTACGAAGTCAAATTCGACATAGACGAGAATGGTAAACCGTTAGGAACCTACATCAAAGAATCGAAGGAAGCTAATAAACTGATTGAAGAATTCATGCTGCTGGCCAACCGTACGGTAGCCGAGTTTGTCGGAAAGAGCAAGAATAGGACAAAGAAAACGTTTGTCTATCGTATTCATGAACAGCCGGATCCTGAAAAATTGAGGGACTTCTCCGCATTCATCAGTCGCTTCGGTTACAAGATGCGTACGGAAGGGACGAAAACGGATATATCCAAAGGTATCAACAAGTTGTTGGATAACGTACAGGGTAAACCAGAAGAAAATCTGGTGGAGACGCTGGCTATCCGTTCCATGCAGAAAGCTCATTATACGACGGATAATATCGGTCATTATGGGTTAGCAATGGACTATTATACACACTTCACTTCTCCTATCCGCCGTTATCCGGATATGATGGTACATCGTTTGCTGGAACGCTATCTGGCAGGTGGCCGTAGTGTGATAAAGAGCAAGTATGAGGAGTATTGCAAACATTGCTCTGAGATGGAAATAGTGGCTTCAAATGCCGAACGTTCTTCCATCAAGTACAAACAGGTCGAGTTTATGAAAGATAAACTGGGACAGGTATTCGATGGTGTCGTATCCGGTGTCACCGAATGGGGTTTGTACGTGGAGCTGAATGAAAACAAATGTGAGGGGCTTGTTCCGATCCGTGATCTCGATGATGACTTCTATGAGTTTGACGACAAGAACTATTGTCTGCTTGGTCGTAGAACGAAACGTACTTACCAATTAGGAGATGCCATCACGGTAAAAGTAGCACAAGCTAACCTGGAGAGGAAACAGCTGGACTTTGCACTGGTTTAA
- a CDS encoding SMP-30/gluconolactonase/LRE family protein → MTTSCSPKVEMIPAELAYQAEATTGEGSIWHPERHTLFWVDIEGQTLYEYHPDTKECSSWKFDRMASTVVPETDSTVIIALQNEIVRVNLHDGHTTSIAPIPDENGKVRCNDGKCDPAGHLWVGTMGFGAPKGAGTLYTVSPAGTVTTKLKKVTISNGIVWSSNKKFMYYNDTPTGKIARYRYDADNGDILFDGIAVTLPDGTGAPDGMAIDSDDHLWVAQWGGYGVYCYNPYTGELLAKVEVPAPNVASCAFGGNKMDTLYITTARAGLSEEQLREYPLSGSVFCCKPGIKGVRANCFGE, encoded by the coding sequence ATGACAACATCCTGCTCACCAAAGGTCGAAATGATTCCAGCAGAGTTGGCTTATCAGGCTGAAGCGACTACTGGAGAAGGTTCTATCTGGCATCCCGAGCGTCACACTTTGTTTTGGGTGGACATCGAAGGGCAAACATTATACGAATATCATCCCGATACAAAAGAATGTAGTTCCTGGAAGTTTGATCGTATGGCATCGACGGTGGTTCCCGAAACGGACAGTACGGTTATCATAGCCTTGCAAAATGAAATTGTGCGGGTAAACCTGCATGACGGCCATACCACTTCCATTGCTCCGATACCTGACGAAAACGGTAAAGTGCGTTGTAACGACGGTAAATGTGATCCTGCCGGACATTTGTGGGTAGGGACGATGGGATTTGGTGCACCTAAAGGTGCCGGGACCTTGTACACTGTTTCGCCTGCCGGGACTGTCACCACGAAATTGAAAAAGGTCACGATTTCAAACGGGATCGTCTGGTCGTCCAATAAGAAGTTTATGTATTATAACGACACGCCGACCGGTAAGATAGCCCGCTACCGCTACGATGCCGACAACGGGGATATCTTGTTCGACGGTATAGCCGTTACCTTGCCCGACGGGACGGGAGCACCCGATGGTATGGCGATTGATAGCGACGATCACCTTTGGGTAGCCCAATGGGGAGGATATGGTGTTTATTGCTACAATCCCTACACGGGAGAATTGCTGGCGAAAGTAGAGGTCCCGGCACCTAATGTCGCTTCTTGCGCTTTCGGAGGCAATAAAATGGATACGCTTTACATAACAACGGCTCGTGCAGGCTTGTCCGAGGAACAACTCCGGGAATACCCCTTAAGTGGCAGTGTATTTTGTTGCAAACCGGGTATTAAAGGTGTAAGGGCCAACTGTTTCGGGGAATAA